A genomic segment from Parolsenella catena encodes:
- a CDS encoding lipopolysaccharide biosynthesis protein, which produces MARTEDASQIRQNYIWNTLGSLANALASVMLLMVATRCLGAGGAGVFSLAYALGQQFQIVGAFEMRPYQATDVRGRYSFSVYLGSRILTTSIMVFAIVAYGFAMYGIGRDLLILTCVCGLRILDVAEDVFQGALQRVGRLDIAGKALFLRVVVTTVVFCAGLVATHDIVMSCLFSFVVSLPVLYALNVKRATAWVKPTPSFEMADIKSLIFACAPLFAGSFLQSDLTNVPRLAIHNVLSTDMQTIYSALFMPALVINLLSGFLFKPMLTTMAESWEEHEHCGFASIICRCEALVASATVVCCAGAFVVGIPVLSFLYGIDLSGYRPFLIVIMIGGGLNAANIVMYYALVTMRRQRVIMGAYVLADLVSRFISSRIVCTFGMTGAAYAYALSMLVIFSIYAVDVLRGISGITSRHSDEG; this is translated from the coding sequence ATGGCGCGAACGGAAGACGCCAGTCAGATTAGACAGAATTACATTTGGAATACACTTGGTAGCCTTGCAAACGCGCTGGCAAGCGTGATGTTGTTGATGGTTGCAACGAGATGTCTTGGAGCAGGCGGTGCAGGCGTGTTCTCACTTGCGTATGCACTTGGCCAGCAGTTCCAGATAGTCGGGGCTTTTGAGATGCGGCCATATCAGGCGACGGATGTAAGGGGCAGATACTCGTTTTCCGTATATCTGGGATCGAGGATTTTGACCACTTCCATCATGGTGTTTGCGATTGTAGCCTATGGGTTTGCCATGTACGGCATTGGTCGTGATTTGCTGATCTTGACGTGTGTGTGTGGGTTGAGAATTCTGGATGTTGCGGAGGACGTCTTCCAGGGGGCGCTTCAGCGGGTTGGAAGACTCGACATTGCGGGGAAGGCTCTGTTCCTGCGTGTCGTCGTCACGACCGTTGTATTCTGCGCGGGTCTGGTGGCGACGCACGACATCGTGATGTCGTGTTTGTTTTCATTTGTCGTCTCCCTACCTGTTCTCTATGCCCTGAACGTTAAGCGGGCGACTGCTTGGGTTAAGCCGACTCCCAGCTTTGAAATGGCGGACATCAAGAGCCTCATATTCGCTTGTGCTCCTCTGTTTGCGGGGTCATTCCTTCAAAGCGATCTAACAAATGTCCCGAGACTAGCAATTCACAATGTCCTTTCGACGGATATGCAGACAATTTACTCTGCGCTCTTTATGCCTGCCCTTGTAATTAATTTACTGTCGGGGTTTCTGTTCAAGCCGATGCTGACCACCATGGCCGAGAGCTGGGAGGAACATGAGCATTGCGGTTTTGCAAGCATTATATGCAGGTGCGAAGCGCTTGTAGCGTCGGCAACCGTGGTTTGCTGTGCCGGGGCGTTTGTGGTGGGTATTCCCGTGCTTTCGTTTCTGTATGGTATCGACTTAAGTGGATATAGGCCATTTCTTATTGTGATTATGATTGGCGGCGGACTTAACGCTGCAAACATCGTCATGTACTACGCTCTTGTAACCATGAGAAGGCAAAGGGTTATTATGGGCGCCTACGTTCTTGCCGATCTAGTATCGCGTTTTATCTCGTCGCGAATCGTGTGCACGTTTGGCATGACGGGCGCTGCTTATGCCTATGCCTTGTCTATGCTCGTAATCTTCAGCATCTATGCGGTCGATGTTCTTCGTGGGATTAGTGGAATTACATCTAGGCATAGCGATGAGGGATAG